One part of the Sphingobacterium sp. LZ7M1 genome encodes these proteins:
- a CDS encoding polyprenol monophosphomannose synthase produces the protein MSDSIVIIPTYNEKENIERIIRKVFSLEVDFHILIVDDGSPDGTANIVKELQATEFADRLFIEERKGKLGLGTAYIHGFKWALQRSYEFIFEMDADFSHNPDDLIRLRETCKTGAADMAIGSRYIKGVNVVNWPMNRVLMSYFASAYVRLITRIKIQDATAGFVCFRREVLETIPLDKIKFVGYAFQIEMKFTAIQYGFNVVEIPIIFTDRSLGTSKMSTKIFKEAFFGVIQMKINSLFKNYER, from the coding sequence GTGTCAGATAGCATTGTAATCATTCCTACATATAACGAAAAGGAAAACATAGAACGAATCATACGAAAGGTCTTTTCATTAGAAGTAGATTTTCATATCCTTATCGTTGATGATGGATCTCCGGATGGAACTGCAAATATCGTGAAAGAACTTCAGGCTACTGAATTCGCTGATCGGCTCTTTATCGAAGAACGAAAAGGTAAATTGGGATTAGGTACAGCCTATATCCATGGGTTCAAATGGGCTTTGCAGCGTTCGTACGAATTTATCTTCGAAATGGATGCTGACTTTAGCCATAATCCAGATGACCTGATCCGTCTGCGTGAGACCTGTAAAACAGGCGCTGCCGATATGGCGATTGGTTCCCGATATATTAAGGGTGTAAATGTAGTAAATTGGCCTATGAACAGGGTTTTGATGTCTTATTTTGCATCAGCTTATGTTCGGTTGATTACCCGGATCAAAATCCAGGATGCTACAGCAGGCTTTGTTTGTTTTAGGAGAGAGGTTCTAGAAACCATACCTTTAGACAAAATAAAGTTTGTGGGTTATGCCTTTCAAATTGAAATGAAGTTCACGGCCATACAATATGGTTTCAATGTTGTGGAAATTCCTATTATTTTTACAGATAGGTCCTTAGGTACCTCAAAAATGAGCACCAAGATATTTAAAGAAGCTTTTTTTGGAGTTATCCAGATGAAAATAAATAGCTTGTTTAAGAATTACGAGAGATAA
- a CDS encoding DPP IV N-terminal domain-containing protein, which translates to MKHFLTFVLLLSFTISQGQEKSTLTKPNYQLASKFSPSKLSKLIFSTEVNPNWINFGDKFWYEYNSPSGKKWYLVDPKTKKKSELFDHADMASRITSIVKNPFDAQHLEIRNLRFMDNENLIRFEVQSTKDTLKTKEEIQKLTNKKDTIKKKLYYFEYNISNSNLRELGEDSKEKTKLFWANFNPDTSRVYYAKNYNLYWMDYSNYLKAQKDEKDSTIIEHQITTDGVQYYAWGGDEYSVTTGDKKSEDEEKKKRKPVWINWSPNGKYFTLTRKDNREYSALWVINNVAAKRPTLETYKYLMPGETDSTEVELYLFDSSTLKAKQINVAAFKNQTISNWNKDRTKESYKGKHYINYWLGNDEEFYIARSSRDLKRIDIVAVNVNGNSRTVLEERSNVYQDIKKPYFVNNGSQFIHWSQRDGWGHFYLYDKNGRMINQITKGEFHCDDLTRYNEESGTLYFKANGKEKNMDPYYSYYYSVNKSGGAIKLLTPGDFDHQIVSSESSNYFIDNYSRVNTAPVSNLYNANGQLIMKLEETDLSNLFAAGYKFPEPFKVKAGDGITDLYGVMYRPFDFDSTKTYPIIEYVYPGPQTEAVNKSFGKSMDRIDRLAQMGFIVISVGNRGGHPSRSKWYHTYGYGNLRDYGLEDKKVAAEQLADKYPFIDISKVGITGHSGGGFMSTAAMLVYPDFFKVAVSGAGNHENNIYNRWWSERHHGVKEEISAKGDTTFSYNIQRNTELAKNLKGKLLIVTGDIDNNVHPANSIRMVDALIRANKRFDFLLLPGQRHGFGDMTEYFFWRMADYFSQHLLGSSEMNEVDMMEMNREKPLK; encoded by the coding sequence ATGAAGCATTTTTTAACCTTTGTCCTATTGCTAAGTTTTACAATTTCTCAAGGACAAGAAAAATCTACCTTAACCAAACCAAACTACCAATTGGCTTCTAAGTTTTCACCAAGCAAACTTAGTAAATTGATCTTCTCTACAGAGGTCAATCCCAATTGGATAAATTTTGGTGATAAATTCTGGTACGAATACAATAGTCCATCTGGCAAAAAATGGTACCTGGTAGATCCAAAAACCAAAAAGAAGTCTGAATTATTTGACCATGCTGATATGGCTTCCAGAATCACTTCCATTGTCAAAAACCCATTTGATGCACAGCATCTAGAAATCAGGAACCTTCGTTTCATGGATAATGAAAACCTGATTCGATTCGAAGTACAAAGCACAAAGGATACGCTAAAAACAAAAGAAGAAATCCAAAAGCTGACGAACAAGAAAGATACCATCAAAAAGAAACTGTATTATTTCGAATATAACATCAGCAACAGCAATCTAAGGGAATTAGGTGAAGACAGTAAGGAAAAGACCAAACTGTTCTGGGCAAATTTCAATCCGGATACCAGCAGGGTTTATTATGCCAAGAACTATAATCTATATTGGATGGATTATAGCAATTACCTAAAGGCCCAAAAAGATGAAAAGGATTCCACGATAATTGAGCATCAGATCACCACAGATGGTGTACAATACTATGCCTGGGGTGGGGATGAATACAGTGTCACGACAGGTGATAAGAAATCCGAGGATGAAGAGAAGAAAAAAAGAAAACCTGTTTGGATCAATTGGTCACCTAATGGAAAATATTTCACTTTGACTCGCAAAGATAACCGAGAATACAGCGCATTATGGGTGATTAACAATGTAGCAGCAAAACGCCCTACCTTGGAAACCTACAAATACCTGATGCCAGGTGAAACCGATTCAACTGAAGTTGAGCTTTATTTATTCGATAGTAGCACATTAAAAGCAAAGCAGATCAATGTAGCTGCTTTCAAAAATCAAACGATCAGCAACTGGAATAAGGACAGAACAAAAGAAAGCTACAAAGGCAAACATTACATCAACTATTGGTTGGGGAACGATGAAGAATTCTATATAGCCAGATCCAGTCGCGATTTGAAGCGTATAGATATTGTTGCCGTAAATGTGAACGGAAACAGCAGAACGGTATTAGAAGAGCGTTCGAATGTTTACCAAGATATCAAAAAGCCTTATTTCGTCAATAATGGCAGTCAATTTATCCATTGGTCCCAGAGAGATGGTTGGGGACATTTCTATCTGTATGATAAAAATGGAAGAATGATCAATCAGATCACCAAAGGTGAGTTCCACTGTGACGATTTGACCCGTTACAATGAGGAATCAGGAACCTTGTACTTCAAGGCGAATGGTAAGGAAAAAAACATGGATCCTTACTATTCGTATTATTACTCCGTAAATAAGAGCGGTGGTGCGATAAAATTATTGACCCCGGGAGACTTCGACCATCAGATCGTGAGCAGTGAAAGCAGTAATTACTTCATTGATAATTATTCTAGGGTAAATACAGCTCCAGTTAGCAACCTATATAATGCTAACGGACAGCTGATTATGAAACTGGAAGAAACCGATTTATCAAACCTTTTCGCTGCAGGATATAAGTTCCCAGAGCCATTTAAGGTTAAAGCTGGAGATGGGATAACCGACCTATATGGCGTGATGTACAGGCCATTCGACTTTGATTCAACCAAGACCTATCCTATCATTGAATATGTTTATCCAGGACCACAGACTGAAGCAGTAAACAAAAGCTTTGGAAAATCCATGGACAGGATCGACAGATTGGCACAGATGGGTTTTATCGTGATCTCAGTAGGTAACCGTGGCGGACATCCCTCCCGTTCAAAATGGTACCATACCTATGGTTATGGAAACCTTCGCGATTATGGATTGGAAGATAAAAAGGTCGCAGCTGAACAATTAGCCGATAAATATCCGTTTATAGATATCAGTAAAGTTGGGATTACTGGGCATTCAGGCGGAGGTTTCATGTCTACGGCTGCTATGTTGGTCTACCCAGATTTCTTTAAGGTGGCTGTTTCTGGTGCAGGTAACCATGAAAACAACATCTATAATCGTTGGTGGAGCGAAAGACATCACGGCGTGAAAGAAGAAATCAGTGCAAAAGGCGATACCACCTTTAGCTATAATATCCAACGGAACACAGAACTGGCAAAGAATTTAAAAGGAAAATTACTGATCGTAACTGGGGATATTGACAATAATGTGCATCCAGCGAATTCAATCCGCATGGTAGATGCTTTAATCAGAGCCAATAAAAGGTTTGATTTCCTATTATTGCCAGGCCAAAGACATGGATTTGGCGATATGACCGAATATTTCTTTTGGAGAATGGCAGATTACTTCAGTCAGCACCTTTTAGGCTCTTCTGAAATGAATGAGGTGGATATGATGGAAATGAATCGGGAAAAACCACTCAAATAA
- a CDS encoding peptide MFS transporter: MATEAHRTLEEIQDFKGKYPKQIWRLFFSEMWERFCFYGMRGMLVFFMITQLNFGEKEANLQYGATQAFVYAFTFIGGLFADKILGFRKFLFFGGLLMIVGSVLLAIDTHQFFFFGLAFIIIGTGFFKPNISTMVGELYKDNDNRRDAGFSLFYAGINLGAFLGGYICVAIGKGYMLSSVIDEAYRWNVAFGLAALGMLISLINFQFTKHELGPIGLQPGHPDAIVKSKPLPKWVEYAVYASTLIFVPLIQVMVSKTEYTDYFMYTIGPLTLIYLFYEMSKVEKKERHKLLAALIFILFSIVFWGIYEQSGGSLSIFAANNLNDSVAGGAFRLDPNGVNNSGGAFFIIILAPLFGLLWLWLAKRKIEPNTIIKFGLGFIFLGLGYYVLFATRFFAVEGMTSLDIFTAALLVITIGELCLSPIGLSIMTKLSPAKLQGIMMGMWFLASAYGQYVAGLIGANMAEAREGASLMDKLLTYTEGYKQLGLYSLIAGAILIILSPYIKKLMHGVN; the protein is encoded by the coding sequence ATGGCTACTGAGGCGCATAGAACTCTTGAGGAGATTCAAGATTTTAAAGGCAAATATCCGAAACAGATCTGGAGACTTTTCTTTTCCGAGATGTGGGAGCGATTCTGTTTTTACGGAATGCGCGGGATGTTGGTCTTCTTTATGATTACACAACTGAATTTTGGTGAAAAGGAAGCCAATCTTCAATATGGAGCTACACAGGCATTTGTTTATGCCTTTACCTTCATCGGGGGTCTCTTCGCAGACAAAATCCTAGGTTTCAGAAAATTCCTCTTTTTTGGAGGATTATTGATGATCGTGGGGTCTGTGTTACTAGCAATTGATACCCACCAATTTTTCTTCTTTGGTTTGGCCTTTATCATTATAGGTACAGGATTCTTCAAACCAAATATTTCAACCATGGTAGGGGAGCTCTATAAGGATAATGACAACCGCCGTGATGCCGGATTTTCACTGTTCTATGCAGGGATTAACCTAGGTGCATTTTTAGGTGGATACATCTGTGTTGCTATTGGAAAGGGGTACATGTTGAGTTCTGTCATTGATGAGGCTTACCGTTGGAATGTCGCTTTTGGTCTTGCTGCCTTAGGTATGTTGATCAGTTTGATCAATTTCCAATTTACCAAGCATGAGTTAGGACCGATTGGTCTGCAACCTGGACATCCAGACGCTATTGTTAAGTCTAAGCCCCTCCCAAAATGGGTGGAATATGCAGTGTATGCGAGCACCTTGATTTTCGTGCCCTTGATCCAAGTGATGGTCTCCAAAACCGAGTACACAGACTATTTTATGTATACCATTGGTCCATTGACTTTGATCTATCTTTTCTATGAGATGTCCAAAGTCGAGAAAAAGGAACGCCATAAATTGCTTGCCGCATTGATATTCATTTTATTTTCTATTGTATTCTGGGGTATTTACGAACAGAGTGGAGGTTCATTGAGCATCTTTGCCGCCAATAACCTAAATGATTCTGTGGCAGGCGGAGCTTTCCGTTTGGACCCTAATGGAGTCAATAACTCAGGTGGGGCATTCTTCATTATTATTTTGGCACCGCTGTTTGGACTGTTATGGTTGTGGTTAGCGAAAAGGAAAATCGAACCCAATACCATTATTAAATTTGGTTTAGGCTTTATCTTCCTTGGCTTGGGCTATTATGTGCTGTTCGCTACGCGTTTCTTTGCAGTTGAAGGCATGACTTCCCTAGATATCTTTACAGCGGCATTATTGGTGATTACGATAGGGGAGCTTTGTCTTTCACCAATAGGTCTATCCATCATGACCAAATTATCCCCAGCTAAACTACAAGGGATCATGATGGGAATGTGGTTTTTGGCCAGTGCCTATGGGCAATACGTTGCGGGTCTAATCGGAGCCAATATGGCCGAAGCCCGAGAAGGTGCATCTTTGATGGATAAGCTATTGACATATACCGAAGGCTATAAGCAATTGGGCTTATATTCCTTGATCGCAGGTGCAATCTTGATTATTCTATCTCCATACATTAAGAAATTAATGCATGGCGTAAATTAA
- a CDS encoding DEAD/DEAH box helicase, whose protein sequence is MQHLNTYLKNLNIEALNPMQEEVLKEFSTSRDLVLLSPTGSGKTLAFSLLLFKLLGDNISKGTKAMIVVPTRELALQIESVIKQMNSAINVALLYGGNNSQLEKDKIKQQPTLIIGTPGRIIYHIDRVPALLEGCHTLVLDEFDKSLELGFQDQLSYIVRACRDVKHKILTSATDMEEIPAFLELNDPIKLDYVDNHGLRPDLTYYRVMSSTKLKLESLFKLLCKIGNERVLVFCNHREAVDNISEILEGKGIESIPYHGGLEQFVRELTIIKIKNGSQNILVTTDLAARGLDIPEMNHVVHYQFPYKEDEFIHRNGRAGRNGQKGYVYGILTDEDRAAHYLEGAETLELDGFYPIPEEPEFKTLRINAGKKQKVNKIDIVGYILNLPEISKDDLGLIVVKPHDSYVAIRSEVANKVVKNGTNGKIKGQKVRINLI, encoded by the coding sequence ATGCAACATTTGAACACCTATCTAAAAAATCTGAACATCGAAGCACTAAATCCTATGCAGGAAGAGGTATTAAAAGAGTTCAGTACATCCCGTGACCTTGTACTCCTATCTCCTACTGGTTCTGGTAAGACACTAGCATTTAGTTTGTTATTGTTCAAATTATTGGGTGACAACATCAGTAAAGGTACTAAAGCCATGATCGTTGTGCCTACTCGTGAGCTAGCATTGCAGATCGAATCGGTTATCAAGCAAATGAACAGTGCTATCAATGTTGCCTTATTATATGGCGGAAACAACAGCCAACTGGAGAAAGATAAAATAAAACAGCAACCTACTTTGATCATCGGTACTCCCGGAAGGATCATCTATCATATCGACCGCGTTCCTGCACTTTTGGAAGGTTGCCATACATTGGTATTGGATGAATTCGATAAATCACTGGAATTAGGATTCCAGGACCAATTAAGCTATATCGTCAGGGCATGTAGAGATGTGAAGCATAAGATCCTGACATCTGCAACAGATATGGAAGAGATTCCAGCGTTCCTGGAATTGAATGACCCAATTAAATTGGATTATGTAGATAACCACGGTTTAAGACCAGACCTGACTTACTATAGGGTCATGAGCAGTACTAAATTAAAACTGGAGTCCCTGTTCAAATTGCTTTGTAAAATTGGGAACGAACGGGTTTTGGTTTTCTGTAACCATAGGGAAGCTGTAGATAATATTTCCGAGATATTGGAAGGGAAAGGGATCGAGAGCATACCTTACCATGGAGGATTGGAACAGTTTGTCCGTGAGTTGACAATCATTAAGATCAAGAATGGCAGCCAGAACATTTTGGTGACCACGGATTTAGCCGCGAGAGGTTTGGATATCCCTGAAATGAACCATGTGGTACACTATCAATTCCCTTATAAGGAGGATGAATTTATCCATAGAAACGGACGTGCAGGCAGAAATGGACAAAAGGGCTATGTATATGGTATCCTGACCGATGAGGATCGCGCAGCTCATTATCTAGAAGGTGCGGAGACCCTTGAATTGGATGGCTTCTATCCTATTCCTGAAGAACCAGAATTTAAGACCTTAAGGATCAATGCCGGGAAGAAACAGAAGGTCAACAAGATCGATATCGTAGGATATATCTTGAACTTACCCGAGATTAGCAAAGATGATTTAGGTTTGATCGTAGTGAAACCTCATGATTCCTATGTGGCTATCCGTTCAGAAGTCGCCAATAAGGTTGTCAAAAATGGCACTAACGGTAAAATCAAGGGACAAAAAGTCAGGATAAACCTAATCTAA
- a CDS encoding DUF3822 family protein, giving the protein MNYTSKQFHIHYITQYTLIVKANYQYDKLYVLDQDNQLLLYMNFESHNPSEEALKLLSLPFQNVYVSIPSHNLTFVPDDLYQEVDLDKYQEFMENPAQEMNRTSIDFLQIQAFYQSDVLLQHRWKTLFPDAKFVPEFKLNLLQARQFIPLKGDVLGVVFDDNSADIYLFINGQFKFYNTFEIVSDDDLSYFILNIFDNFGIEGKVNKVLYSAIHADQSFIQKLRTYSNELIEISASKPAVSLDDESEDYNKSYLIDLPTCE; this is encoded by the coding sequence ATGAATTATACTTCAAAACAATTTCATATTCATTATATAACGCAATACACCCTGATCGTTAAAGCAAATTATCAGTATGATAAATTATATGTTTTAGATCAAGACAATCAACTTTTGCTGTACATGAACTTTGAAAGCCATAATCCTTCTGAAGAGGCACTCAAATTATTGAGCTTACCCTTTCAAAATGTTTATGTCAGTATTCCAAGCCATAACCTGACTTTTGTACCGGATGATCTTTATCAAGAAGTAGATCTGGATAAATATCAGGAATTTATGGAGAATCCGGCTCAGGAAATGAACCGCACTTCGATCGATTTCTTGCAAATCCAGGCATTTTACCAATCGGATGTATTGTTGCAACACCGATGGAAAACACTTTTTCCTGACGCTAAATTTGTGCCTGAATTTAAACTCAATCTGCTTCAGGCCAGACAATTCATCCCTTTAAAAGGCGATGTGTTAGGTGTTGTTTTTGATGATAACTCAGCTGATATCTATCTATTTATAAATGGTCAGTTCAAGTTTTATAATACCTTCGAGATTGTAAGCGATGATGACCTGAGTTACTTTATCTTGAACATCTTCGATAACTTTGGAATTGAAGGAAAGGTTAATAAAGTCCTGTATTCCGCTATCCATGCAGACCAATCCTTTATTCAAAAACTGAGAACCTATTCTAACGAACTGATTGAAATTTCGGCAAGTAAACCAGCTGTTTCTTTAGATGATGAATCAGAGGATTACAACAAAAGCTACTTAATAGATTTACCTACATGCGAATAA
- the coaD gene encoding pantetheine-phosphate adenylyltransferase: protein MKIAVFPGSFDPFTIAHQDLIKRALPLFDKIYIAIGVNSSKVGMMDVESRRSSITDLYRDNDQVEVEFYNGLTVDYCESIGANFILRGLRNGTDLDYENIIAQNNLLLAPQIETYFLVSRSGEAHISSTIVRDIWKNNGDISHLVPDIILQYIKKLD, encoded by the coding sequence ATGAAAATAGCTGTCTTTCCAGGATCCTTTGATCCTTTCACCATTGCCCATCAGGATTTAATAAAAAGAGCATTGCCTCTCTTTGATAAGATATATATTGCTATTGGTGTAAATAGTTCCAAGGTGGGAATGATGGATGTAGAAAGCCGCCGATCTTCGATTACGGACCTTTATAGAGACAATGATCAAGTGGAGGTCGAATTCTATAATGGTCTGACCGTTGATTACTGTGAATCTATTGGAGCTAATTTTATTTTAAGGGGTCTGCGAAATGGTACCGATCTCGATTACGAAAATATCATTGCTCAGAACAATTTGTTATTGGCCCCTCAGATCGAGACTTACTTTTTGGTAAGCAGGAGCGGAGAGGCTCATATTTCTTCTACTATTGTTCGCGATATCTGGAAAAACAATGGAGATATCAGTCACCTTGTACCCGATATTATCCTGCAGTATATCAAGAAATTAGATTAG
- the ruvB gene encoding Holliday junction branch migration DNA helicase RuvB yields the protein MNENLDPNPERLTSTDKDLERVLRPQTFEDFTGQAKILENLSIFVKAAKLRAEALDHVLLHGPPGLGKTTLSHIIANEMGVGIKITSGPVLDKPGDLAGLLTNLEEGDILFIDEIHRLSPLVEEYLYSAMEDFKIDIMLETGPNARSVQISLNPFTLVGATTRSGLLTAPLRARFGINSRLQYYDSKLLTDIVMRSAQILKVPISEEGAYEIARRSRGTPRIANALLRRTRDFAQIKGNGSIDKAIAQFALNALNVDEHGLDEMDNRILSTIIEKFKGGPVGLKTIATAVGEDEGTIEEVYEPFLIQEGYIMRTSRGRECTELAFKHLGKTHFNKGNTLF from the coding sequence ATGAATGAAAACCTTGACCCCAATCCTGAAAGATTAACCTCGACTGATAAAGACTTGGAGAGGGTGCTTCGTCCGCAGACTTTCGAAGATTTTACCGGTCAGGCTAAGATATTGGAGAACCTTTCCATCTTTGTTAAAGCAGCTAAGCTCCGTGCCGAAGCGCTTGACCATGTACTGTTACATGGCCCTCCCGGATTAGGTAAAACTACCTTATCCCATATCATTGCCAATGAAATGGGCGTAGGGATCAAAATAACTTCAGGACCTGTATTGGATAAACCGGGCGATCTAGCTGGGCTATTGACTAATCTTGAAGAGGGAGATATTCTTTTTATTGATGAGATACACCGTTTAAGCCCCTTGGTTGAAGAATATCTGTATTCCGCAATGGAGGATTTCAAAATCGACATCATGCTCGAAACGGGTCCAAATGCACGTTCTGTGCAGATTTCTCTAAATCCTTTCACCTTAGTGGGAGCAACGACACGTTCTGGTTTATTGACAGCACCGCTACGGGCTCGTTTTGGAATCAATTCCAGGTTGCAATATTATGATTCCAAACTATTGACGGATATCGTCATGCGTTCTGCCCAGATATTAAAGGTTCCTATTTCAGAAGAAGGGGCTTATGAAATTGCCAGAAGAAGTCGAGGAACCCCGAGGATCGCCAATGCTCTTTTGAGAAGAACACGTGACTTTGCACAAATCAAAGGAAATGGATCTATTGATAAAGCCATCGCTCAATTTGCCCTTAATGCCTTGAATGTGGATGAACATGGCTTGGATGAGATGGATAATCGTATCTTAAGTACCATTATCGAAAAATTCAAAGGTGGACCTGTAGGGCTAAAAACCATTGCCACCGCCGTGGGAGAGGATGAAGGGACCATTGAAGAAGTGTATGAACCATTCTTGATCCAAGAAGGCTATATCATGCGCACTTCAAGAGGAAGGGAATGTACGGAATTAGCTTTTAAGCATTTGGGGAAGACACATTTCAATAAAGGGAATACCTTATTTTAA
- the rsmD gene encoding 16S rRNA (guanine(966)-N(2))-methyltransferase RsmD, protein MRIIGGKAAGLRLNPPQNLPVRPTTDIAKEALFNILNNRIDFDGLECLDLFAGTGNISFELASRGVKKVNAVDLHGKCVLYITETSKKLDLSQIKARKADVFKFIKADKESYDLIFADPPYDLGQLPMLASMVLENNLLKDGGLLIVEHPSNRKMIDHPNFVETRQYGNSSFSFYSK, encoded by the coding sequence ATGCGAATAATAGGAGGAAAGGCTGCCGGACTGCGGTTAAACCCTCCGCAAAACCTTCCTGTAAGACCAACGACGGATATTGCAAAAGAAGCCCTGTTCAATATCTTGAACAATAGGATTGATTTTGATGGACTGGAATGCTTAGATTTATTTGCTGGAACAGGTAATATATCCTTTGAATTGGCGTCTCGAGGGGTTAAGAAGGTAAATGCTGTTGACTTGCATGGAAAATGTGTCCTATATATTACGGAGACTTCTAAAAAATTAGATCTTTCCCAGATCAAGGCCAGAAAGGCTGATGTTTTTAAGTTTATTAAAGCGGATAAGGAAAGCTATGATTTGATTTTTGCAGATCCTCCTTATGATTTAGGTCAATTGCCGATGTTGGCTTCCATGGTTCTTGAAAATAACCTCCTTAAGGATGGAGGTCTTTTGATTGTTGAACATCCTAGTAACCGCAAAATGATCGATCACCCCAATTTTGTCGAAACCAGGCAATATGGGAATTCCTCATTTAGCTTTTATTCTAAATAA
- a CDS encoding ATP-dependent RecD-like DNA helicase: MQIKNSLLQQFSHQATQQQEQVFALLGEFLHTFSEESCFILKGYAGTGKTSIISALVKTLPKFQKRSVLLAPTGRAAKVMSSYSGRNALTIHKKIYRKKNAVSLDMQFSLAENIHENTLFIVDEASMISNEGHSMFSNGLLHDLIEFVQSGENCCLMLVGDTAQLPPVGLEQSPALDAEYMNAEFGLQIFTYEMTDVVRQDKNSGILYNATKIRNEIRLDEEFVEYSYPQFVTKAFKDIFRMNGERLIEGLHYAYDKFGIENSMVICRSNKSANLYNQHIRNQILFRDEEITGGDIIMVVKNNYYWLQDNDEKNTGFIANGDMAVIKKVSNVHEMHGFRFADLYLEFMDNNEGDAIRCRVLLDSLYVDSPNLPYEQQQKLYNSIAEDYQDIPAKKDRMDSIKKDPYYNALQIKFAYAITCHKAQGGQWPLVFVDQGYMNDEMLNTEFMRWLYTAITRATQELFLVNFNEKFYEA, encoded by the coding sequence GTGCAGATAAAAAACAGCCTTTTACAACAGTTTTCACACCAAGCAACGCAACAGCAGGAACAGGTATTTGCCCTACTGGGGGAATTTTTGCATACCTTTTCTGAGGAATCATGCTTTATACTAAAAGGTTATGCAGGTACAGGAAAGACCAGCATCATCAGTGCATTGGTCAAAACGCTTCCAAAATTCCAGAAGAGATCTGTATTATTGGCACCGACTGGACGAGCTGCAAAGGTGATGTCCTCCTATTCGGGCAGGAATGCACTGACCATCCATAAAAAAATCTACAGAAAGAAGAATGCGGTTTCTCTGGACATGCAGTTCAGTTTAGCTGAAAACATACACGAAAACACGCTTTTTATTGTTGACGAGGCATCCATGATCAGCAATGAAGGCCATAGTATGTTTTCCAATGGACTATTGCATGACCTGATCGAGTTTGTGCAATCCGGTGAGAATTGCTGCTTGATGCTGGTTGGTGATACGGCGCAGCTGCCACCCGTAGGCTTGGAACAGAGCCCCGCATTGGACGCTGAATATATGAATGCAGAATTCGGTTTGCAGATATTCACCTATGAAATGACCGATGTGGTCCGTCAGGACAAAAATTCAGGAATTCTCTATAATGCCACCAAAATCAGGAATGAGATCCGATTGGATGAGGAGTTTGTAGAATACAGCTATCCTCAGTTTGTCACCAAAGCCTTCAAGGATATCTTTCGGATGAATGGTGAGCGGCTGATTGAAGGATTGCACTATGCCTATGATAAATTTGGCATCGAAAACTCCATGGTCATTTGCCGCTCCAATAAATCAGCAAACCTTTATAATCAGCATATCCGAAACCAGATCCTCTTTAGAGATGAAGAAATTACCGGTGGTGACATCATCATGGTGGTCAAGAATAACTATTATTGGTTACAGGACAACGATGAGAAGAACACTGGGTTTATTGCCAATGGGGATATGGCAGTCATCAAGAAAGTAAGTAATGTACATGAGATGCACGGCTTTAGGTTTGCCGATCTCTACCTCGAGTTTATGGACAACAATGAAGGGGATGCAATCCGATGTCGGGTCTTATTGGATAGTCTATATGTAGATTCTCCAAATCTTCCTTACGAGCAACAACAGAAACTGTATAACAGTATCGCTGAGGATTATCAGGATATTCCTGCCAAAAAAGATAGGATGGATTCCATCAAAAAAGACCCCTATTACAATGCCCTACAGATCAAGTTTGCTTATGCGATAACCTGTCATAAAGCCCAGGGTGGACAGTGGCCATTGGTTTTCGTTGACCAAGGCTACATGAACGATGAAATGCTGAACACGGAGTTCATGCGCTGGTTATATACGGCCATCACCCGTGCAACCCAAGAGCTATTCCTGGTTAATTTCAACGAAAAGTTTTACGAAGCCTAA